Proteins co-encoded in one Ensifer sp. PDNC004 genomic window:
- a CDS encoding glycosyltransferase family 4 protein codes for MMLGLRGIPNVQGGVEKHVEMLASKLLGYGWDVEVVGRRRYLEDRKAYAWNGVDVVPLWAPRRMALEAIVHTFLGVWLAAWRRPDVLHIHAIGPALMTPLARLLGLKVVVTHHGYDYDRQKWGGFARRTLKLGERLGMRFSNGRVAISKDIAETMHARHHVAMTLVPNGVQVTPPTGEAGILAEFGLERRRYILLAARLVPEKRQLDLIRAFAKCGLSDTKLVLAGGAEFETPYAKEVRALARDVPGVVLTGFQTGDRLAELFDNAALFVLPSSHEGMPIALLEAMAYGLPVLASDIVANQELELAPDEYFPLGDIDALASGIVDKLAAPLSDEDVRERAAHAEAAYSWTNVAQRTAAVYSALLAK; via the coding sequence ATGATGCTGGGCCTGCGCGGCATCCCCAACGTTCAGGGCGGCGTCGAGAAACACGTCGAAATGCTGGCGAGCAAGCTGCTCGGATACGGCTGGGACGTCGAGGTGGTCGGACGCCGCCGCTATCTGGAGGATCGCAAGGCTTACGCCTGGAACGGAGTGGACGTCGTTCCTCTCTGGGCTCCGCGCCGTATGGCGCTGGAAGCGATCGTCCATACCTTCCTCGGGGTCTGGCTCGCCGCCTGGCGGCGCCCGGATGTCCTGCACATTCATGCTATCGGCCCGGCGCTGATGACGCCGCTTGCGCGCTTGCTCGGTCTCAAGGTCGTTGTGACCCATCATGGCTACGACTATGACCGGCAGAAGTGGGGCGGGTTCGCCAGGCGCACGCTGAAGCTCGGCGAGCGCCTCGGCATGCGGTTCTCGAACGGACGCGTGGCGATCTCGAAGGACATCGCCGAGACGATGCACGCCCGGCACCATGTTGCGATGACGCTGGTGCCGAACGGCGTCCAGGTCACCCCGCCGACGGGAGAGGCCGGCATTCTCGCGGAGTTCGGCCTGGAGCGGCGGCGCTATATCCTGCTCGCCGCCCGGCTGGTCCCGGAAAAGCGGCAGCTCGATCTCATCCGTGCTTTTGCCAAGTGCGGCCTCAGCGATACGAAGCTCGTTCTTGCCGGCGGCGCAGAGTTCGAGACGCCCTATGCCAAGGAGGTGAGGGCGCTTGCGCGCGACGTGCCGGGTGTCGTGCTCACCGGCTTTCAGACGGGCGACAGGCTGGCGGAACTCTTCGACAATGCCGCCCTCTTCGTGCTGCCTTCCAGCCACGAGGGCATGCCGATTGCACTGCTCGAGGCGATGGCCTACGGGCTGCCGGTTCTGGCAAGCGATATCGTCGCCAATCAGGAACTGGAGCTGGCACCCGACGAATATTTCCCGTTGGGCGACATCGATGCGCTGGCGTCCGGGATCGTGGACAAGCTCGCAGCCCCGCTCAGCGACGAGGACGTGCGCGAGCGCGCCGCGCACGCTGAAGCCGCCTATAGCTGGACAAATGTGGCGCAAAGGACCGCGGCGGTGTATAGCGCGTTGCTGGCGAAGTAG
- a CDS encoding VanZ family protein gives MTIKRAASLFAWILFAVIAYSTMSPLDLRPRIGHMVHLERFGAFGLLGLLFAIAYPRRLAFVLVLVFATAIGFELLQMVSADRHARLTDVMVKLLGGACGVFGGWFLYRFRLPLLRLLGR, from the coding sequence ATGACTATCAAACGCGCCGCCAGCCTTTTCGCATGGATCCTGTTTGCCGTGATCGCCTATTCGACGATGTCGCCGCTCGACCTGCGGCCGCGCATCGGGCACATGGTCCATCTCGAACGTTTCGGGGCCTTCGGACTGCTGGGCCTGCTGTTTGCGATCGCCTATCCGCGGCGGCTGGCGTTCGTGCTGGTTCTGGTCTTTGCGACCGCCATTGGCTTCGAACTGTTGCAGATGGTTTCTGCTGACCGCCACGCACGCCTGACGGATGTGATGGTCAAGCTTCTCGGCGGCGCCTGTGGCGTCTTTGGCGGCTGGTTCCTCTATCGCTTTCGCTTGCCGCTGCTGCGGCTGCTGGGGCGGTAA
- a CDS encoding ABC transporter ATP-binding protein, giving the protein MTALLDIQGLDIRAGDKPLVSGLSFAIRPGERIGLIGESGSGKSMTAMAATGLLPPSITVTGSITLDGQQVVGATDRVMNRLRGVAAAVVFQEPLTALDPLMKIGRQIAEPVRRRLERDGGKATKEAVQREVRDLIAKVALPQPDRIINSYPHEVSGGQRQRVAIAMALACRPKLLIADEPTTALDVTTQAEILKLLDRLVRETGMALLFISHDLPVVSQVVERVIVLKNGIAVEEGLVGSVFGTPQHDYTKTLVEAARLFDEALGATGS; this is encoded by the coding sequence ATGACAGCGCTGCTCGACATCCAGGGTCTCGACATCCGCGCCGGCGACAAGCCGTTGGTGTCCGGCCTCTCTTTCGCCATTCGCCCCGGTGAACGCATCGGCCTGATCGGCGAATCGGGCTCCGGCAAGTCGATGACGGCAATGGCCGCGACCGGCCTGTTGCCGCCGTCGATCACTGTCACCGGTTCGATCACTCTTGACGGGCAACAGGTTGTCGGCGCCACCGACCGGGTGATGAACCGGCTGCGCGGCGTCGCCGCAGCGGTCGTCTTCCAGGAGCCGTTGACCGCGCTCGATCCCCTGATGAAGATCGGCCGGCAGATCGCCGAACCCGTTCGCCGACGTCTGGAGCGAGACGGCGGCAAGGCAACGAAGGAAGCGGTTCAACGCGAAGTCCGCGACCTGATCGCCAAGGTGGCATTGCCTCAGCCCGACCGCATCATCAATTCCTACCCGCACGAAGTGTCCGGTGGCCAGCGCCAGCGCGTGGCCATCGCCATGGCGCTCGCCTGCCGCCCGAAGCTGCTGATTGCCGACGAACCGACGACGGCACTCGACGTCACGACGCAGGCCGAGATCTTGAAACTGCTGGACCGGCTGGTACGCGAGACCGGCATGGCGCTTCTGTTCATCAGCCACGACCTGCCGGTCGTCTCCCAGGTGGTCGAGCGTGTCATCGTGCTGAAAAACGGCATCGCTGTCGAAGAGGGCCTGGTCGGCTCGGTCTTCGGCACACCGCAGCACGACTATACCAAGACCCTGGTCGAGGCCGCCCGCCTCTTCGACGAAGCGCTGGGAGCAACCGGATCATGA
- a CDS encoding ABC transporter permease, producing MSPIDTAVSAPKRRSSLALTVGLAFVGLNVAVAVLTLFWTPYDPLNASGGRLEAPSFLHWLGTDRLGRDLLTQLMIGARTALLVGTGAVAIGAAIGVSLGVVAAFATRLADDVMAATLDILIAFPTLLLAMLVVAASDSASLWSAILALGLAISAIVARLTRILAKRVLRQDYIVASRTSGTSWAGVVFRHVLPNIWPTLSVNFALQFGLAVIAEASLSYLGLGAPPPNASWGRLLQEAQGTVYTAPIGAIAPGIALVALVIGMNLLADGLRDIADPTRGRSR from the coding sequence ATGAGCCCCATCGACACAGCCGTTTCCGCGCCGAAGCGCCGGAGCTCGCTGGCGCTTACCGTCGGCCTTGCGTTCGTCGGCCTCAACGTCGCCGTCGCGGTACTGACGCTTTTCTGGACGCCCTACGACCCGCTGAATGCCTCGGGCGGACGACTGGAAGCGCCGTCATTTTTGCACTGGCTCGGCACCGACCGCCTGGGCCGCGACCTGCTTACCCAGTTGATGATCGGCGCCCGTACTGCTCTGCTGGTCGGCACCGGTGCAGTTGCGATTGGTGCTGCGATCGGCGTCAGCCTCGGCGTTGTCGCCGCCTTCGCCACGCGCCTGGCCGACGACGTGATGGCTGCGACGCTCGATATCCTGATCGCCTTTCCGACCCTTCTGCTTGCCATGCTGGTGGTGGCGGCAAGCGACAGCGCCAGCCTCTGGTCGGCGATCCTGGCACTCGGGCTTGCCATCTCGGCGATCGTTGCGCGGCTGACCCGCATCCTCGCCAAGCGCGTGCTTAGGCAGGACTACATCGTCGCCTCGCGCACATCGGGAACCTCCTGGGCCGGCGTCGTCTTCCGCCATGTACTGCCTAACATCTGGCCGACGCTGTCCGTCAATTTTGCCCTGCAATTCGGCCTTGCGGTTATTGCCGAAGCGTCGCTCTCCTATCTCGGCCTTGGCGCACCACCACCGAACGCCTCGTGGGGACGGCTGCTGCAGGAAGCACAAGGGACCGTCTATACGGCTCCGATCGGCGCGATCGCACCGGGCATCGCCCTCGTTGCGCTCGTCATCGGCATGAATCTTCTGGCCGACGGCCTGCGCGATATCGCCGATCCGACACGGGGGAGATCGCGATGA
- a CDS encoding ABC transporter permease, with protein MLTYLVRRFAILLLSLLIAAVVLFVLLRLLPGDPANALLSVGADAVQIEKAREQVGSNLPLWQQFLRFAGSLARFDLGTSFVSGKPVIEEIAARLTVTVPLALMGFVLAILIAVPLGILSAVKADRWYGGLISTISQLGIAIPVFWVGILLVTLFAVTFRLFPSGGFPRRGWQNEGQVLYALALPVMTIGLVMGASLLRYVRSATQDVLGSDYLRTARALGASFPEALMRHGIRNGAVPIVSILGIELATTLLGAVVVERVFALPGLGSMLLLAIEQRDYPNVQGVLFISTLLVLLIGFAADLTQRLIDPRLRERAVGGNA; from the coding sequence ATTCTCACCTATCTCGTCCGCCGCTTTGCCATTCTGCTTCTGTCGCTGCTGATCGCGGCGGTGGTGCTGTTCGTGCTTTTGCGCCTTTTGCCCGGCGATCCCGCCAATGCGCTTCTCTCTGTCGGCGCCGATGCCGTGCAGATCGAGAAGGCGCGCGAACAGGTCGGCTCGAACCTGCCGCTCTGGCAGCAGTTCCTGCGCTTTGCCGGCAGCCTCGCCCGCTTCGATCTCGGGACCTCTTTTGTCAGCGGCAAGCCGGTGATCGAGGAGATCGCGGCGCGGCTGACGGTCACCGTGCCGCTGGCGCTGATGGGCTTCGTGCTCGCCATCCTGATCGCCGTTCCGCTCGGCATCCTCTCGGCCGTCAAAGCCGATCGCTGGTATGGCGGACTGATCTCGACCATTTCACAGCTCGGCATCGCCATCCCCGTCTTCTGGGTCGGCATCCTTCTGGTCACGCTATTTGCCGTCACCTTCCGGCTGTTCCCTTCGGGCGGTTTTCCCCGCCGCGGCTGGCAGAACGAGGGACAAGTGCTCTATGCGCTTGCATTGCCCGTCATGACGATCGGCCTCGTCATGGGCGCGTCCCTGCTGCGCTACGTGCGCTCGGCGACCCAGGATGTCCTCGGCAGCGACTATCTGCGCACCGCACGTGCCCTCGGCGCCAGCTTCCCCGAGGCACTCATGCGTCACGGCATCCGCAACGGCGCCGTGCCGATCGTCTCCATTCTCGGCATCGAGCTTGCAACGACACTGCTCGGCGCGGTGGTCGTCGAGCGCGTCTTTGCCCTGCCGGGCCTTGGCTCTATGCTGCTGCTTGCGATCGAGCAGCGTGACTATCCGAATGTTCAGGGCGTGCTGTTCATCTCCACCCTGCTGGTGCTGCTCATCGGGTTTGCCGCTGATCTCACCCAAAGGCTGATCGATCCGCGTCTGCGCGAACGCGCCGTCGGAGGCAACGCATGA
- a CDS encoding ABC transporter ATP-binding protein: MMMLDLQNVSFGYSRQQTTLDNVSISVRPGVSVGLVGESGSGKTTLLRLMLGLIRPTGGTIRFGEEALDTGSSAFMQRYRRAVQPVFQDPYSSLDPRQRVIDIIGEPLRSLRIPGDRTQAVTAALEAVGLPADALRRYPHEFSGGQRQRIAIARAIVARPQIVLADEAVSALDLSTRIRIVELFKTLAEKLTLVFVSHDLGVVAALCEEMVILERGKVVESGKTRDILAAPQHPYTQRLLASIPRMPA; encoded by the coding sequence ATCATGATGCTCGATCTTCAAAACGTCAGCTTCGGCTATTCCCGCCAGCAGACCACCCTCGACAACGTCTCGATATCGGTGCGACCGGGAGTGAGCGTCGGTCTCGTCGGCGAATCCGGATCGGGCAAGACGACGCTGCTGCGACTGATGCTCGGGCTCATTCGCCCGACGGGCGGCACCATTCGCTTCGGCGAGGAAGCCCTCGACACCGGCAGCAGCGCCTTCATGCAGCGCTACCGCCGCGCCGTGCAACCCGTTTTCCAGGATCCCTATTCCTCTCTCGACCCGCGCCAGCGGGTGATCGACATCATCGGCGAGCCGCTAAGGTCGCTGCGGATCCCGGGCGACCGGACGCAGGCGGTCACCGCGGCACTCGAAGCGGTCGGGCTTCCTGCCGATGCACTCCGCCGCTACCCGCACGAGTTTTCCGGCGGCCAGCGCCAGCGCATCGCCATTGCCCGCGCCATCGTCGCCCGCCCTCAGATCGTCCTTGCCGACGAGGCGGTCAGCGCGCTCGACCTTTCCACCCGCATCCGCATCGTCGAGCTGTTCAAGACACTCGCCGAAAAGTTGACGCTGGTTTTCGTCTCGCACGATCTCGGCGTCGTCGCGGCCCTCTGCGAAGAGATGGTCATTCTGGAGCGTGGCAAGGTGGTCGAAAGCGGCAAGACCCGCGACATTTTGGCCGCCCCGCAACATCCCTATACGCAGCGTCTGCTTGCCAGCATTCCGCGCATGCCCGCTTGA
- a CDS encoding glycosyltransferase family 2 protein: MAVSVIIKTLNEEKRIAATIESALKALETVGGEVIVADSGSRDRTVEIASRYPVVIAQISPPALPSCGIGPQLGFQYSRHTHICLLDGDMLLDDDFLEVAEAFLADKPTVAGVTGHVQEMLTSNLEFSRRVTRNSPENRIGAIDRMNGGGLYRRSAIEAVGYLSDRNLHGYEEFDLGIRLRSAGFKLHRLDRRFVQHFGHTDNSYRLLVRRWKSKYLFGIGELLRASLGQPYFFQLVRELPELKLWALVYLWWAASLAILLLVPDKLLALGIVLAILAGVVGLMSLRKGGFSMGLYTVVAWFFHAAALPVGFFRARRKPDAPIESKLLGAPA, translated from the coding sequence GTGGCAGTATCCGTCATCATCAAGACGCTGAACGAAGAAAAGCGCATCGCTGCGACCATTGAAAGCGCGTTGAAGGCGCTCGAAACCGTGGGCGGCGAGGTCATCGTTGCCGACAGCGGCTCCAGGGACCGGACGGTGGAGATCGCCTCGCGCTATCCTGTTGTCATCGCCCAGATCAGCCCACCGGCGCTTCCGAGCTGCGGCATCGGCCCGCAACTCGGCTTCCAATATTCGCGCCACACACATATCTGCCTGCTCGACGGCGACATGTTGCTGGACGACGATTTCCTCGAAGTGGCGGAAGCGTTCCTCGCCGACAAGCCCACAGTGGCTGGTGTTACCGGCCATGTGCAGGAGATGCTGACCTCCAACCTCGAATTTTCCCGGCGGGTCACCCGTAATTCACCGGAAAACCGGATCGGCGCGATCGACCGCATGAACGGCGGCGGGCTCTATCGTCGGTCGGCGATCGAGGCAGTCGGCTATCTCTCCGATCGCAACCTGCACGGCTATGAGGAGTTCGACCTCGGTATCCGGCTCAGAAGCGCCGGCTTCAAGCTGCATCGCCTTGACCGGCGCTTCGTCCAGCATTTCGGCCACACCGACAATTCCTACCGCCTGCTCGTGCGCCGCTGGAAGAGCAAGTACCTGTTCGGCATCGGGGAGTTGCTGCGCGCCTCGCTCGGCCAGCCCTATTTCTTCCAGCTCGTCCGGGAACTGCCGGAGCTCAAGCTTTGGGCGCTGGTCTATCTCTGGTGGGCAGCGTCGCTGGCGATCCTGCTGCTCGTGCCCGACAAACTCCTTGCGCTCGGCATCGTCCTTGCGATCCTTGCCGGCGTCGTCGGGCTGATGAGCCTGCGCAAGGGCGGTTTCAGCATGGGGCTCTACACTGTCGTCGCCTGGTTCTTCCACGCGGCGGCGCTGCCGGTCGGCTTCTTCCGGGCACGGCGAAAGCCTGACGCGCCGATCGAAAGCAAGCTGCTCGGAGCCCCGGCATGA
- a CDS encoding CBS domain-containing protein encodes MRISEAMHPGARWISPETDLKTIARIMRDEDIGALPVGENDRLIGMVTDRDIALRAFANGRDPASMTARDVMTRDIVYCRTDETIEHAVHLMEAKQVRRLPVIDQDKRMVGMLSLGDVSHAGSQQLSGELAKAVTAHHV; translated from the coding sequence ATGAGAATATCGGAAGCCATGCATCCCGGCGCTCGCTGGATCTCTCCGGAAACCGATCTGAAGACAATCGCGCGTATCATGCGCGACGAGGACATCGGCGCGTTGCCGGTCGGCGAAAACGACCGCCTGATCGGCATGGTCACGGACCGCGACATTGCGCTGCGCGCCTTTGCCAACGGGCGGGACCCGGCGTCGATGACGGCGCGGGACGTGATGACGAGGGATATCGTCTATTGCCGCACGGACGAGACGATCGAACATGCCGTCCATCTGATGGAGGCGAAACAGGTGCGGCGTTTGCCCGTGATCGACCAGGACAAGCGCATGGTCGGTATGCTGTCGCTGGGGGATGTCTCCCATGCCGGCAGCCAGCAACTCTCGGGCGAACTCGCCAAGGCCGTCACGGCCCATCACGTCTAA
- a CDS encoding OmpW family protein, with amino-acid sequence MPTRAILPSAVLFAALAAPLALATAADLSEPGAVAAPEMPLASEPGPWMIRGRALAVLPDDKGTLYLNGSALDGEKVGVSNSVVPELDITYFFTDNIAAELILGTTPHTARGSGSIAGLGEIGKAWLLPPTLTLQYHFNVTDEIKPYVGAGVNYTMFYNEKPRGDFSSFNLKNTFGVALQAGVDIKLDDHWGLNFDVKKLFLEPEVNATLPGAGAVSGKVKLDPWLIGTGISYRF; translated from the coding sequence ATGCCTACTCGCGCCATTCTGCCATCTGCCGTCCTTTTCGCCGCGCTTGCGGCACCGCTCGCGCTCGCGACGGCGGCAGATCTCTCCGAGCCGGGCGCGGTCGCGGCACCGGAAATGCCACTGGCAAGCGAGCCCGGCCCTTGGATGATCCGTGGCCGCGCGCTCGCTGTCCTGCCTGACGACAAGGGCACGCTCTATCTCAACGGCAGCGCACTCGACGGCGAAAAGGTCGGCGTCAGCAACTCCGTCGTGCCGGAGCTCGACATCACCTATTTCTTCACCGACAACATTGCGGCCGAACTGATCCTCGGCACGACGCCACACACCGCGCGCGGCAGCGGTTCGATCGCCGGCCTCGGCGAGATCGGCAAGGCCTGGCTGCTGCCGCCCACGCTCACACTGCAGTATCACTTCAACGTCACCGACGAGATCAAGCCCTATGTCGGCGCCGGCGTGAACTACACGATGTTCTACAACGAGAAGCCCCGCGGCGATTTCTCCAGCTTCAATCTGAAAAACACCTTCGGCGTGGCGCTTCAGGCGGGCGTCGATATCAAGCTCGACGACCACTGGGGCCTGAACTTCGACGTGAAGAAGCTGTTCCTGGAGCCTGAGGTCAACGCCACACTGCCGGGCGCCGGCGCTGTCAGCGGCAAGGTCAAGCTCGATCCGTGGCTGATCGGCACCGGTATCAGCTACCGGTTCTGA
- a CDS encoding glycoside hydrolase, whose amino-acid sequence MRWQPLPAAAVALAAVCSPAQASDQWLPVREISLEFEAGSPLDFSSFLPNGTIDADHRLVAGAGGRLAFAKSPDKPERMLCASLAWSPASGGFPDHETADRYARQLAMRGYNLARLHFVDGSLMFGRDRDFDFDPETLDRIHYLLAALKRNGIYWMMDGLSSLRGVYGGFDDRWDDGGNLKLQLFVDERAFDHWKRMQEAILGRVNPYTGVAPIRDDALAVVILANENGMEFDTVVHDRPGKPPYDPQLAKPFNAWLAKRYGSTAALAKAWPDLRPDETIEARSVALPADRYVPGPRLRDLQAFFTETEAATTARMGEVLRGLGYRGLISNYNNWPTVQASLSRRGLEAVTMNTYHDWVSGYAPGSKTTQVSSIADGVNYIRMIAATRWLDRPFLVSEYDHLFWNRYRYEAGLAMPAYAALQGWDALCRHGHGPIVLSYGEPFPHKKAMLPYAIALDPVARAGETLSALLYRRGDVATSTVTVPFAVRGEEDLSDDMQAREPERLTDLALVGRVGLEEANRLGDVPAVKQPRQQDSEGILDSLRQDGALSDDNGTSIDTGIYQSSTGEILLNRLAGQLRVVTDRTAAAAFSTLREPIDLGLLRVERADGNGLVAISALDANAGLATGRRLLLIFATDAQNTGMAFRDTEEKVIEDFGRLPVRLREGDVDLTLARTAGNWSVSPVGLDGNVHAPVVQGTGNVAFRLSNNGPSGPTTYFLLELR is encoded by the coding sequence ATGAGGTGGCAGCCACTGCCGGCGGCAGCCGTGGCGCTTGCTGCCGTCTGCTCGCCGGCGCAGGCATCGGACCAGTGGCTTCCCGTGCGGGAAATCTCGCTTGAGTTCGAGGCTGGCAGCCCTCTCGATTTTTCCTCTTTCCTGCCGAACGGCACGATCGATGCGGATCACCGCCTGGTCGCCGGTGCCGGCGGACGGCTTGCCTTCGCGAAGTCACCGGACAAGCCGGAGCGCATGCTCTGTGCGTCGCTTGCCTGGAGCCCGGCCTCCGGCGGGTTTCCCGATCACGAAACCGCCGATCGTTACGCCCGGCAACTGGCGATGCGCGGCTACAATCTCGCCCGGCTGCATTTCGTCGACGGCAGCCTGATGTTCGGTCGCGACCGGGACTTCGATTTCGACCCCGAGACGCTCGACCGCATCCACTATCTGCTGGCGGCGCTGAAGCGTAACGGCATCTACTGGATGATGGACGGCCTGTCGTCCCTGCGCGGCGTTTACGGCGGCTTTGACGATCGCTGGGACGATGGCGGCAACCTCAAGCTCCAGCTGTTTGTCGACGAGCGGGCGTTCGATCACTGGAAGCGCATGCAGGAGGCGATCCTCGGGCGCGTAAACCCCTATACGGGCGTGGCGCCGATCCGCGACGACGCGCTCGCGGTCGTCATTCTCGCCAACGAGAACGGCATGGAGTTCGACACCGTTGTGCACGATCGGCCGGGCAAGCCGCCCTATGATCCGCAGCTTGCCAAGCCGTTCAACGCGTGGCTGGCCAAACGCTACGGATCGACCGCGGCGCTTGCCAAGGCGTGGCCTGATCTGCGCCCAGACGAGACGATCGAAGCGAGATCCGTGGCGCTGCCGGCGGACCGCTACGTTCCCGGCCCGCGGCTGCGCGATCTGCAGGCGTTCTTTACCGAGACGGAAGCGGCGACGACCGCGCGCATGGGCGAGGTGCTACGCGGGCTCGGCTACCGCGGCCTGATCAGCAACTACAACAATTGGCCGACGGTTCAGGCGTCGCTCAGCCGGCGCGGCCTCGAAGCCGTGACCATGAACACCTATCACGACTGGGTCAGCGGCTATGCGCCCGGCAGCAAGACCACACAGGTCAGTTCGATCGCCGACGGGGTGAATTACATCCGCATGATCGCGGCAACGCGCTGGCTCGACCGACCGTTCCTCGTCAGCGAGTACGATCACCTCTTCTGGAACCGCTACCGCTACGAGGCCGGGCTGGCGATGCCGGCCTATGCGGCCCTGCAAGGCTGGGATGCGCTCTGCCGCCACGGCCATGGCCCGATCGTTCTTTCCTATGGCGAACCGTTCCCGCACAAGAAGGCGATGCTGCCCTACGCCATTGCGCTCGATCCCGTCGCGCGCGCCGGCGAGACGCTGTCGGCGCTTCTCTACCGCCGCGGCGACGTGGCGACCTCAACCGTTACCGTCCCGTTTGCGGTGCGCGGAGAAGAGGATCTTTCCGACGACATGCAGGCGCGCGAACCGGAGCGCCTGACGGACCTCGCGCTGGTCGGGCGGGTCGGTCTTGAAGAGGCGAACCGGCTCGGCGATGTGCCTGCGGTAAAGCAACCGCGCCAGCAGGACAGCGAAGGGATACTCGACAGCCTGCGCCAAGACGGTGCGCTTTCGGATGATAACGGCACCAGCATCGATACCGGCATTTACCAGAGCAGTACCGGTGAAATCCTGTTGAACCGCCTTGCCGGCCAATTGCGCGTCGTCACCGACAGGACCGCGGCCGCCGCCTTCTCGACGCTGCGGGAGCCGATCGATCTCGGTCTGCTCAGGGTCGAGCGGGCCGATGGCAACGGGCTTGTTGCGATCTCGGCGCTCGATGCGAATGCAGGGCTCGCCACCGGCCGGCGCCTGCTGCTGATCTTTGCGACCGATGCGCAAAACACCGGCATGGCGTTTCGCGATACCGAGGAGAAGGTGATCGAGGATTTTGGCCGGCTGCCGGTTCGGCTGCGTGAAGGCGATGTCGATCTGACGCTGGCGCGAACCGCAGGGAACTGGAGCGTTTCGCCGGTGGGCCTCGACGGCAACGTGCATGCGCCGGTGGTGCAAGGCACGGGCAATGTCGCCTTCCGGCTCTCCAACAACGGGCCCTCCGGCCCGACCACCTATTTCCTCCTCGAACTGCGATAG
- a CDS encoding glycosyltransferase family 4 protein yields MSGQGNGGNRLLAINNYFYRRGGAEAVFFDHMKMFSDIGWDVVPFAMQHEDNEASPWSDYFVSEIEYGRRTNLLRKVVQAASVIYSREAQKNVSRLIERARPSVAHAHNVYHHLSPAIFSTLKAAGIPVVMTAHDLKLACPSYKMLRDGAVCEDCRGGHIYNVLRHRCIKGETTLSAVVLAETVVHRGLGLYRNKVDRIVVPSKFYVEKLVEWGWPREQMVHIPNFVDVDDYSADWVEGDYFVFAGRLAPEKGLATLIRAAAASGQRLVIAGTGPEEAMLRQLVAQTGADVTFAGYLSGEALHRLIGQSLALVLPSEWYENAPISVLEAYALGRPVIGASIGGIPEMIRVGETGMTAISGDADDLARMLSTMAGLPAAERAAMGASGRRWIANEFSAAAYRQRTIDLYSRLGAL; encoded by the coding sequence ATGTCGGGGCAGGGGAACGGCGGCAACAGGCTGCTCGCCATCAACAACTACTTCTATCGCCGCGGCGGCGCGGAGGCGGTCTTTTTCGACCATATGAAGATGTTTTCGGATATCGGCTGGGACGTGGTGCCCTTCGCCATGCAGCACGAGGATAACGAAGCCTCGCCATGGTCCGACTATTTCGTCTCCGAGATCGAGTATGGCCGGCGCACCAACCTTCTGCGCAAGGTCGTTCAGGCGGCAAGCGTCATCTACTCGCGTGAAGCGCAGAAGAACGTCAGCCGGCTGATCGAGCGCGCCCGGCCCTCCGTCGCCCATGCCCACAACGTCTACCACCATCTTTCGCCGGCGATCTTCTCGACGCTGAAGGCGGCCGGCATCCCGGTCGTCATGACCGCTCACGATCTGAAGCTTGCCTGTCCTTCCTACAAGATGCTGCGTGACGGTGCCGTCTGCGAGGACTGTCGCGGCGGGCATATCTACAACGTCTTGCGGCATCGCTGCATCAAGGGGGAGACGACGCTGAGCGCCGTCGTGCTCGCCGAAACCGTCGTTCACCGCGGGCTCGGTCTCTACCGCAACAAGGTGGACCGCATCGTCGTACCGAGCAAATTCTACGTCGAGAAGCTGGTCGAATGGGGCTGGCCGCGCGAACAGATGGTCCATATCCCGAACTTCGTCGATGTCGACGACTATTCGGCCGACTGGGTCGAGGGCGACTATTTCGTCTTTGCCGGACGGCTGGCCCCGGAGAAGGGGTTGGCGACGCTGATCCGCGCGGCGGCCGCATCGGGCCAACGGTTGGTGATCGCCGGAACCGGCCCCGAGGAAGCGATGCTGCGTCAGCTGGTTGCGCAAACCGGCGCCGATGTGACCTTTGCCGGCTATCTCTCCGGAGAGGCCCTGCACCGACTGATCGGGCAGTCGCTGGCACTGGTTCTGCCTTCCGAATGGTATGAGAACGCGCCGATCAGCGTGCTTGAAGCCTATGCGTTAGGGCGGCCGGTGATCGGGGCCTCGATCGGCGGCATTCCTGAAATGATCCGCGTGGGCGAGACCGGCATGACCGCGATTTCGGGGGACGCCGACGATCTCGCCCGCATGCTGTCGACGATGGCCGGTCTGCCGGCTGCCGAACGCGCTGCGATGGGGGCTTCGGGCCGACGCTGGATCGCAAACGAGTTCTCCGCCGCCGCCTATCGGCAACGGACGATCGACCTCTATTCCAGGCTGGGCGCGCTCTGA